From Lemur catta isolate mLemCat1 chromosome 19, mLemCat1.pri, whole genome shotgun sequence, a single genomic window includes:
- the HIPK4 gene encoding LOW QUALITY PROTEIN: homeodomain-interacting protein kinase 4 (The sequence of the model RefSeq protein was modified relative to this genomic sequence to represent the inferred CDS: deleted 1 base in 1 codon), with translation MATIQSETDCYDIIEVLGKGTFGEVAKGWRRSTGEMVAIKILKNDAYRNRIIKNELKLLRCMRGLDPEEAHIIRFLEFFHDALKFYLVFELLEQNLFEFQKENNFAPLPACHIRTVTLQVLRALARLKELAIIHADLKPENIMLVDQTRCPFRVKVIDFGSASIFSEVRYVKEPYIQSRFYRAPEILLGLPFCEKVDVWSLGCVMAELHLGWPLYPGNNEYDQVRYICETQGLPKPHLLHAARKAHHFFKRNPHPDATNPWQLKSSADYLAETKVRPLERRKYMLKSLDQIETVNGGGVASRLTFPDREALAELADLKSMVELIKRMLTWESHERISPSAALRHPFVSMQQLRSAHETTRYYQLSLRSCRLSLQVEGKPVVAATEDGPPYYRLAEEEEEAAGMGSVAGSGPFFREEKAPGVQRAIDQLDDLSLQEAGRGLWGETRVDMLSGMLTPLKAAATGRREPDSGPEPILAYYGSRPAGRHKACKPPAGSKSDSNFSNLIRLSQASLEDEGPCRRSGWEEGEPRGASAEPPAIRKRDGDGPNIKDMAMDAERPGPELFDPSSCPGEWLSEPDWTLEGVRGSRAQGLPPRHPHPHGPCRTTSFLQHVGGHH, from the exons ATGGCCACCATCCAGTCGGAGACCGACTGTTACGACATCATCGAGGTGCTGGGCAAGGGCACCTTTGGGGAGGTGGCCAAGGGCTGGCGGCGAAGCACGGGCGAGATGGTGGCCATCAAGATCCTCAAGAATGACGCCTACCGAAACCGCATCATCAAGAACGAGCTGAAGCTGCTGCGCTGCATGCGGGGCCTGGACCCGGAGGAGGCCCACATCATCCGCTTCCTCGAGTTCTTCCACGACGCCCTCAAGTTCTACCTGGTCTTCGAGCTGCTGGAGCAAAACCTTTTtgagttccagaaagagaacaACTTCgcgcccctccctgcctgccacaTCCGGACGGTCACCCTGCAGGTGCTCAGAGCCCTGGCCCGGCTCAAGGAGCTGGCCATCATCCACGCCGATCTCAAGCCCGAGAACATCATGCTGGTGGACCAGACCCGCTGCCCCTTCAGGGTCAAG GTGATCGACTTTGGCTCCGCCAGCATCTTCAGCGAGGTGCGCTACGTGAAGGAGCCCTACATCCAGTCGCGCTTCTACCGGGCCCCCGAGATTCTGCTGGGGTTGCCCTTCTGTGAGAAGGTGGATGTGTGGTCACTGGGCTGTGTCATGGCCGAGCTGCACCTGGGCTGGCCCCTCTACCCGGGCAACAACGAGTATGACCAGGTGCGCTACATCTGTGAGACCCAGGGCCTGCCCAAGCCACACCTGCTGCACGCCGCCCGCAAGGCCCACCACTTCTTCAAGCGCAACCCCCACCCTGACGCCACCAACCCCTGGCAGCTCAAGTCCTCGGCTGACTACCTGGCCGAGACCAAG GTGCGCCCACTGGAGCGCCGCAAGTACATGCTCAAGTCCTTGGACCAGATTGAGACCGTGAATGGCGGTGGGGTGGCCAGTCGGCTGACCTTCCCAGACCGCGAGGCGCTGGCCGAGCTCGCCGACCTCAAGAGCATGGTGGAGCTGATCAAGCGCATGCTGACCTGGGAGTCGCACGAGCGCATCAGCCCCAGCGCGGCCCTGCGCCACCCCTTCGTGTCCATGCAGCAGCTGCGCAGTGCCCACGAGACCACCCGCTACTACCAGCTGTCGCTGCGCAGCTGCCGCCTCTCGCTGCAGGTGGAGGGCAAGCCTGTCGTGGCCGCCACAGAAGATGGGCCCCCCTACTACCGCCtggccgaggaggaggaggaggccgcgGGCATGGGCAGTGTGGCAGGCAGCGGGCCCTTCTTCCGAGAGGAGAAGGCACCGGGCGTGCAGAGAGCCATTGACCAGCTGGACGACCTGAGTCTGCAGGAGGCGGGCCGTGGGCTGTGGGGGGAGACCCGCGTCGACATGCTCTCCGGCATGCTGACCCCTCTCAAGGCAGCCGCCACTGGCCGCCGGGAGCCAGACTCGGGGCCCGAGCCCATTCTGGCCTACTACGGCAGCCGCCCGGCGGGCCGCCACAAGGCCTGCAAGCCCCCTGCAGGTTCCAAGTCCGACTCCAACTTTAGCAACCTCATCCGGCTGAGCCAGGCCTCGCTGGAGGATGAGGGGCCCTGCCGGCGCAGcggctgggaggaaggagagcctCGCGGGGCCTCTGCTGAGCCGCCTGCCATCCGGAAGCGGGATGGGGAC GGCCCCAACATCAAGGACATGGCCATGGACGCTGAG AGGCCAGGCCCTGAGCTCTTCGACCCCAGCAGCTGTCCTGGAGAATGGCTGAGTGAGCCAGACTGGACCCTGGAGGGTGTCAGGGGGTCACGGGCTCAGGGACTCCCACCCCGCCACCCACACCCGCACGGTCCATGCCGCACCACCAGCTTTCTGCAGCACGTTGGCGGGCATCACTGA
- the PRX gene encoding periaxin produces the protein MAGGSLSSPSPFLFPPSLGLGLSRRTGSSGGVWRPSEPRTQEAQGAGGDPQAARPQKKGASPADSCAAPRAGLLLGGGACAEAAAQRQLLHAELKLVLQQKGEKKQEPGAQVTPSSVMEARSRSAEELRRAELVEIIVETEAQTGVSGINVAGGGKEGIFIRELREDSPAARSLSLQEGDQLLSARVFFENFKYEDALRLLQCAEPYKVSFCLKRTVPTGDLALRPGTVAGYEIKGPRAKVAKLNIQSLSPVKKKKMVLVPGALGAPADLAPVDVEFSFPKFSRLRRGLKAEAAKGPVPAAPARRRLQLPRLRVREVAEEAQAARLAAAAPPPRKAKVEAEVPAGARFTAPQVELVGPRLPGAEVAVPQVPAPKVAPLAEAVSGFALHLPTVGLGAPAAPAVEPPAVGIQVPQVELPTLPSLPTLPTLPCLETREGAVAVTVPTLDVAAPTVGVDLALPGAEVEARREAPEVALKMPRLSFPRFGARAKEVAEAKVAKGIPEARVKGPRLRMPTFGISLLEPRPAAPEAVAESKLKLPTIKMPSFGIGVPGPEVRVPKGPEVKLPKAPEVKLPKVPEAALPEIRLPEVQLPKVSEMKLPKVPEMAVPEVQLPEVQLPKAPEMKLPEMKLPKVPEMKLPEMKLPKVPEMAVPDVHLPEVQLPKVPEMKLPEMKLPKVPEMAVPDVHLPEVQLPKVPEMKLPKMPEMAVPEVRLPEVQLPKVSEMKLPRVPEMAVPDVPLPEVQLPKVSEVKVPEVKLPEVKLPEIKLPKVPEMAVPDVHLPEVQLPKVSEIRLPEMQVPKVPDVHLPKAPEVKLPKAPEVQLKGAEQAEGVEFGFKMPKMTMPKLGRAGSPSRGKPGEAGAEVSGKLVTLPCLQPEVGGEARVGVPSLTLPSVELDLPGVLSLEGQAPAAEVGKGERAEGLGVAAGVGELGFRVPSVEIVTPQLPTVGAEEERPEMMEMKVKPSSKFSLPKFGLSGPKVAKAEAEGAGRATKLKVSKFAISLPKARVGTEAEAKVAGEAGLLPALDLSIPQLSLDAHLPAGKVEVAGADVKLKGPRFALPKFGVRGRDTEAGELVPGAAELEGKGWGWDGRVRMPKLKMPSFGLARGKEAEVQGGRVSPGEKPELAAGQLKIPEVELVTLGAQEEGGADGAVGVSGMRLSGLQASTTRQVVTEGHEGVLRVPPLGISLPQVELTGFGEAGALGKQAEGTAPSAEGTAGYRVQVPQVTLSLPGAQAAGGELLVGEGVFKMPTVTVPQLELDVGLSREVQGGEAATGEGGLRLKLPTLGAGAGAGAVGAEDQPPGAEHTFHLSLPDVELSPPAVGSHAEYQVAEGEGDAGHKLKVRLPRFGLVRAKEGVEEGEKAKSPKLRLPRVGFSQGETVTGEGSPSPEEEEEEGSGEGALGRRGRGRVRLPRVGLAAPSKASRGQEGEAAPKSPIGEKSPKFRFPRVSLSPKARSGSGDQEEGGFRVRLPSVGFSETGAPGPARMEGAQAAAV, from the exons ATGGCTGGgggctccctctcctccccctccccattccTTTTCCCCCCCAGCTTAGGGCTCGGGCTGAGCAGACGGACCGGGAGCTCTGGAGGTGTCTGGAGGCCCAGTG AGCCCCGGACCCAGGAGGCCCAAGGAGCTGGAGGTGACCCTCAG GCAGCAAGACCCCAGAAGAAGGGTGCGAGCCCTGCAGACAGCTGTGCAGCACCTCGGGCTGGGCTCCTGTTAGGAGGGGGTGCCTGTGCTGAGGCAGCG GCTCAGAGGCAGCTGCTCCATGCGGAACTGAAGCTGGTCCTGCAGCAGAAGGGGGAGAAGAAACAGGAGCCCGGGGCCCAGGTGACTCCCAGCAGTGTCATGGAGGCCAGGAGCCGGAGTGCCGAG GAGCTGAGGCGGGCGGAGTTGGTGGAGATCATCGTGGAGACAGAGGCGCAGACCGGGGTCAGCGGCATCAACGTAGCGGGCGGCGGCAAAGAAGGAATCTTCATCCGCGAGCTGCGCGAGGACTCGCCCGCCGCCAGGAGTCTCAGCCTGCAGGAAG GAGACCAGCTGCTGAGCGCCCGCGTGTTCTTTGAGAACTTCAAGTACGAGGACGCACTACGCCTGCTACAATGCGCCGAGCCTTACAAGGTCTCCTTCTGCCTGAAGCGCACTGTGCCCACCGGGGACCTGGCGCTGCGGCCTGGTACAGTGGCCGGCTACGAGATCAAGGGCCCGCGGGCCAAGGTGGCCAAGCTG aacATCCAGAGTCTGTCCCctgtgaagaagaagaagatggtGTTGGTGCCCGGGGCCTTGGGGGCCCCTGCTGACCTGGCCCCTGTTGACGTCGAGTTCTCCTTTCCCAAGTTCTCCCGTCTGCGTCGGGGCCTCAAAGCCGAGGCTGCCAAGGGTCCTGTCCCAGCCGCCCCTGCCCGCCGGCGCCTGCAGCTGCCTCGGCTGCGTGTACGAGAAGTGGCTGAAGAGGCTCAGGCAGCCCGGCTGGCGGCCGCCGCTCCTCCTCCCAGGAAGGCCAAAGTAGAGGCTGAGGTGCCAGCAGGAGCCCGTTTCACAGCCCCCCAGGTGGAGCTGGTTGGGCCCCGGTTGCCAGGTGCCGAGGTGGCTGTCCCCCAGGTCCCAGCACCCAAAGTGGCCCCCTTAGCAGAGGCAGTCAGTGGCTTTGCCCTCCACCTGCCAACTGTTGGGCTAGGAGCCCCAGCTGCACCTGCTGTGGAGCCCCCGGCTGTAGGGATCCAGGTGCCCCAAGTGGAGCTGCCCACCTTGCCCTCACTGCCCACTCTGCCCACACTTCCCTGCCTGGAGACCCGGGAAGGGGCTGTGGCCGTGACGGTGCCCACCCTGGATGTGGCAGCACCTACTGTGGGGGTGGACCTGGCCTTGCCAGGTGCGGAAGTGGAGGCCCGGAGAGAGGCACCTGAAGTGGCCCTGAAGATGCCTCGCCTCAGTTTCCCCCGCTTTGGGGCTCGAGCAAAAGAAGTTGCTGAGGCCAAGGTGGCCAAAGGCATCCCTGAGGCCAGGGTGAAAGGTCCCAGACTTCGAATGCCCACCTTTGGGATTTCTCTCCTGGAGCCCCGGCCCGCTGCCCCGGAAGCCGTTGCTGAGAGCAAGCTGAAGCTGCCCACCATCAAGATGCCCTCCTTCGGCATCGGAGTGCCAGGGCCTGAGGTCAGGGTGCCCAAGGGGCCTGAAGTGAAGCTCCCCAAGGCCCCTGAGGTCAAGCTCCCAAAAGTGCCCGAGGCAGCCCTTCCAGAGATTCGACTCCCAGAGGTGCAGCTCCCGAAAGTGTCAGAGATGAAACTCCCAAAGGTGCCAGAGATGGCTGTGCCCGAGGTGCAGCTTCCAGAGGTGCAGCTGCCGAAAGCCCCCGAGATGAAGCTCCCCGAGATGAAACTCCCGAAGGTGCCTGAGATGAAACTTCCTGAAATGAAACTCCCGAAGGTGCCAGAGATGGCCGTGCCAGATGTGCACCTCCCAGAAGTGCAGCTCCCGAAAGTGCCAGAAATGAAGCTCCCTGAGATGAAACTCCCAAAGGTGCCCGAGATGGCTGTTCCCGACGTGCACCTCCCCGAAGTGCAACTCCCTAAAGTTCCAGAGATGAAACTCCCAAAGATGCCTGAGATGGCTGTGCCAGAGGTTCGACTCCCTGAGGTGCAGCTGCCAAAAGTCTCAGAGATGAAACTCCCCAGGGTGCCTGAGATGGCCGTGCCTGATGTGCCTCTCCCAGAGGTGCAGCTGCCGAAGGTGTCAGAGGTGAAAGTCCCCGAGGTGAAGCTCCCCGAGGTGAAGCTCCCGGAGATAAAACTCCCCAAGGTGCCTGAGATGGCCGTGCCCGATGTGCACCTCCCAGAGGTGCAGCTGCCAAAGGTGTCAGAGATTCGGCTGCCGGAAATGCAAGTGCCAAAGGTCCCAGATGTGCATCTTCCAAAGGCGCCAGAGGTGAAGCTGCCCAAGGCTCCAGAGGTGCAGCTAAAAGGGGCAGAGCAGGCAGAGGGGGTGGAATTTGGCTTCAAGATGCCCAAGATGACCATGCCCAAGCTAGGGAGGGCAGGGTCCCCATCACGAGGCAAGCCAGGTGAGGCAGGTGCTGAGGTCTCGGGGAAGCTGGTGACACTTCCCTGTCTACAGCCAGAGGTGGGTGGCGAGGCTCGTGTGGGTGTCCCCTCTCTCACCCTGCCCTCAGTGGAGCTAGATCTGCCGGGGGTCCTCAGCCTGGAGGGACAGGCCCCAGCAGCTGAAGTGGGCAAGGGGGAGCGGGCGGAGGGCCTGGGGGTGGCAGCAGGGGTCGGGGAACTGGGCTTCCGAGTACCCTCCGTGGAGATCGTTACTCCACAACTGCCCACAGTGGGAGCGGAGGAAGAGCGGCCAGAGATGATGGAGATGAAGGTCAAGCCCTCCTCCAAGTTCTCCCTGCCCAAGTTTGGACTCTCAGGGCCAAAGGTGGCCAAGGCAGAGGCTGAGGGGGCTGGGCGAGCCACCAAGCTGAAGGTGTCCAAGTTCGCCATCTCACTCCCCAAGGCTCGGGTGGGGACGGAGGCTGAGGCCAAAGTGGCAGGGGAGGCAGGCCTGCTGCCTGCCCTCGACCTGTCCATCCCGCAGCTCAGCCTGGATGCCCATCTGCCCGCAGGCAaggtggaggtggcaggggccGACGTCAAGCTCAAGGGGCCTAGGTTTGCTCTGCCCAAGTTTGGGGTCAGAGGCCGGGACACCGAGGCAGGAGAACTAGTGCCGGGGGCAGCTGAGTTGGAGGgcaagggctggggctgggatgggCGGGTGAGGATGCCCAAGCTGAAGATGCCCTCCTTTGGGCTGGCTCGCGGGAAGGAAGCAGAAGTCCAGGGTGGGCGCGTCAGCCCCGGGGAAAAGCCAGAGCTCGCCGCTGGGCAGCTTAAGATCCCTGAGGTGGAGCTGGTcacactgggggcccaggaggAAGGCGGGGCAGACGGAGCAGTGGGTGTCAGCGGAATGCGGCTGTCAGGGCTGCAGGCGTCCACAACCAGGCAGGTGGTCACTGAGGGCCATGAGGGGGTGCTGAGGGTGCCGCCACTGGGCATCTCCCTGCCGCAGGTGGAGCTGACCGGCTTTGGGGAGGCGGGTGCCCTGGGGAAGCAGGCTGAGGGTACAGCCCCTTcggcagagggcacagcaggcTACAGGGTCCAGGTGCCTCAGGTGACCCTGTCTCTGCCTGGAGCCCAGGCGGCAGGTGGGGAGCTGTTGGTGGGTGAGGGTGTCTTTAAGATGCCCACCGTGACAGTGCCCCAGCTTGAGCTGGACGTGGGGCTGAGCCGGGAGGTGCAGGGGGGTGAGGCAGCCACAGGCGAGGGTGGGCTGAGGCTGAAGTTGCCCACActgggggccggggctggggcgggggccgTGGGGGCCGAGGACCAGCCCCCAGGGGCTGAGCACACCTTCCACCTCTCGCTGCCCGATGTGGAGCTCTCGCCACCCGCCGTGGGCAGCCACGCCGAGTACCAGGTGGCAGAAGGCGAGGGGGATGCCGGACACAAGCTCAAGGTGCGGCTGCCCCGGTTTGGCCTGGTGCGGGCcaaggagggggtggaggagggtgagAAGGCCAAGAGCCCCAAACTTAGGCTGCCCCGAGTGGGCTTCAGCCAAGGTGAGACGGTCACTGGGGAAGGCTCCCCCAGCcccgaggaagaggaggaagaaggcagtGGGGAAGGGGCCTTGGGacgccggggccggggccgggttCGCTTGCCACGTGTGGGTCTGGCAGCCCCTTCTAAAGCCTCAAGGgggcaggagggtgaggcagcCCCCAAGTCCCCTATCGGGGAGAAGTCACCCAAGTTCCGCTTCCCCAGGGTGTCCCTGAGCCCCAAGGCCCGGAGTGGGAGTGGGGACCAGGAGGAAGGTGGATTCAGGGTCCGGCTGCCTAGCGTGGGGTTTTCAGAGACAGGGGCTCCAGGCCCCGCGAGGATGGAAGGGGCTCAGGCTGCCGCTGTGTGA